The proteins below come from a single Stomoxys calcitrans chromosome 1, idStoCalc2.1, whole genome shotgun sequence genomic window:
- the LOC106084732 gene encoding uncharacterized protein LOC106084732 — translation MLANMKGTLREFFWLMALISSICLANGRQIRYSRYATEITEDNVHDYHIVGPFEVEATVREIKLAPYAAAGFRPAKAFPLPNEKQNENVDDNNESVTDVSSTTIANGGDSLSLATITSTTEGFVGVEATTTATSNNAEDSIVVYNAEEPYPANGFRPKISFNLPNELSDRSQRAEEPITESSTTAIAEEGGLDTSQGAEFATGEPITESSTTAIEEEATTTELSTAVPLAEFTTRMPEIEAKAPYPAAGFRPRIPFNLPSDNQVKDLEPKEPTNTDIPPNQVAEEESLPQAPYPAAGFRPSKAFLPPNEQLNNDDQQPQDNSKHPVCGSSTNPLAPKPLDGEMKDPDAETIFVNPKTVIVPVRTAAQPLILARPFFYMTHIQAW, via the coding sequence ATGTTGGCCAACATGAAGGGAACACTGAGGGAATTCTTTTGGCTTATGGCTCTAATTTCAAGCATTTGCTTGGCAAATGGACGACAAATTCGCTATAGCCGTTATGCCACTGAGATTACCGAGGACAATGTTCATGACTATCACATTGTGGGACCATTTGAAGTGGAAGCGACAGTAAGAGAGATTAAGTTGGCACCTTACGCTGCCGCCGGCTTTAGACCTGCCAAAGCCTTTCCATTGCCCAACGAAAAGCAAAATGAGAATGTAGATGACAATAATGAATCGGTAACAGATGTATCGTCGACAACAATAGCCAATGGGGGTGATAGTTTGTCTTTGGCCACCATCACCTCTACCACTGAAGGATTTGTAGGAGTAgaggcaacaacaacagcaacttcAAATAATGCTGAAGACTCTATAGTGGTGTATAATGCTGAGGAACCTTATCCTGCCAATGGTTTCAGGCCGAAAATATCTTTCAATTTGCCCAACGAGCTTTCTGATAGAAGTCAGAGAGCAGAAGAGCCAATCACAGAATCTAGCACAACGGCAATTGCAGAAGAAGGGGGTTTGGACACAAGTCAAGGAGCAGAATTTGCAACCGGAGAGCCAATCACTGAATCTAGCACAACAGCAATTGAAGAAGAAGCCACTACCACAGAATTGAGCACAGCAGTTCCTTTGGCCGAATTCACCACTAGAATGCCTGAAATTGAAGCCAAGGCTCCTTATCCAGCGGCAGGATTTAGGCCTCGAATACCTTTTAACTTACCCAGTGACAATCAAGTCAAAGATTTAGAACCCAAAGAGCCCACTAACACCGATATTCCCCCAAATCAGGTTGCCGAAGAGGAATCTCTACCTCAAGCCCCCTACCCTGCTgcaggcttcagaccctcaaaAGCTTTCCTTCCACCCAATGAACAGTTGAACAACGATGACCAACAGCCGCAGGATAATAGCAAACATCCTGTCTGTGGTTCAAGTACAAATCCTTTGGCTCCCAAACCCCTGGATGGCGAAATGAAAGATCCCGATGCGGAAACCATATTTGTTAATCCCAAAACGGTGATAGTGCCAGTAAGGACAGCAGCTCAACCTCTAATCCTAGCCAGGCCTTTTTTCTATATGACACACATACAAGCGTGGTAA